One Brachyspira pilosicoli P43/6/78 genomic window carries:
- a CDS encoding GIY-YIG nuclease family protein: MENEFYYVYILLCEDGSYYTGVTNNLKERFIKHSKGKGAKYTKTHKPIKFLSAWRVENISIALKIEHYIKKQDKKTKTMFIENKRLLKKYFLKEYSELKKISVISVSNMNS; the protein is encoded by the coding sequence ATGGAAAATGAGTTTTATTATGTTTATATACTTCTCTGTGAAGATGGAAGTTATTATACTGGAGTAACAAACAATTTAAAAGAGAGATTTATAAAGCATAGTAAAGGCAAAGGTGCAAAATATACTAAAACCCATAAACCTATTAAATTTTTATCAGCTTGGAGAGTTGAAAACATAAGTATCGCTTTAAAAATAGAGCATTATATAAAAAAACAAGATAAAAAAACAAAAACCATGTTTATAGAAAATAAAAGATTATTAAAAAAATATTTTCTAAAAGAATATAGCGAATTAAAAAAAATTAGCGTAATAAGTGTATCAAATATGAATAGTTAA
- the trpS gene encoding tryptophan--tRNA ligase produces the protein MNNNKKIMLSGIQPTGSLHIGNYLGALKNWADILDDYYGFFCIVDYHAITIEYDVKEMQKRIINAAVEYLASGLDPKKCSIFVQSDVRAHTELAWIFNSIIPVAELERMTQYKDKSRKNVENINAALLTYPSLMAADILLYHPDIVPVGEDQEQHVELTRMIVRKFNNRFGEYFKEPDTYHGKVLRILGLDGVNKMSKSLNNHIALSLTAEETEKLIMQKAMTDTNRKLKTDKGNPDICNVYSYHKIFSSENEQKEVCEGCKNASIGCVQCKRMLAANINKELAPIRENINKYSNDLDYVYDVLKEGAKNASEVAEKTLYEVRDLMGLNDRKRK, from the coding sequence ATGAATAATAATAAAAAAATAATGTTAAGCGGAATACAGCCTACAGGTTCGCTTCATATAGGCAATTATCTTGGGGCTTTGAAGAATTGGGCTGATATACTTGATGATTATTACGGCTTTTTTTGTATAGTTGATTATCATGCTATTACTATAGAATATGATGTAAAAGAGATGCAAAAAAGAATAATTAATGCTGCTGTAGAATATTTGGCTTCAGGACTTGACCCTAAAAAATGTTCTATATTTGTGCAGTCTGATGTGAGGGCTCATACTGAACTAGCTTGGATATTTAATTCTATTATACCTGTAGCAGAATTAGAAAGAATGACACAGTACAAAGATAAATCAAGAAAAAATGTTGAAAATATTAATGCTGCTTTACTCACATATCCATCATTAATGGCTGCTGATATTTTGCTTTATCACCCTGATATAGTACCTGTTGGTGAAGACCAAGAACAGCATGTTGAACTTACAAGAATGATAGTAAGAAAGTTTAATAATAGATTTGGAGAATATTTTAAAGAGCCTGACACTTATCATGGCAAGGTATTAAGAATATTAGGTCTTGACGGCGTAAACAAAATGAGTAAATCATTAAATAACCACATTGCTTTATCGCTTACAGCAGAAGAAACAGAAAAACTAATAATGCAAAAAGCTATGACAGACACTAATAGAAAATTAAAAACAGATAAGGGTAATCCTGATATTTGTAATGTTTATTCTTATCATAAAATTTTCTCAAGCGAAAATGAACAAAAAGAAGTTTGCGAAGGTTGTAAAAATGCTTCTATTGGATGCGTACAATGTAAGAGAATGCTTGCTGCAAATATCAATAAAGAATTAGCTCCTATAAGAGAGAATATAAATAAATATTCTAATGATTTAGATTATGTTTATGATGTTCTTAAAGAGGGAGCAAAGAATGCTTCTGAGGTAGCTGAAAAAACACTTTATGAAGTGCGTGATTTAATGGGGCTTAATGACCGCAAGAGAAAATAA
- a CDS encoding MotA/TolQ/ExbB proton channel family protein, whose product MNNVINGIFGATSLLNVAMILCWIALLLCSLIAITAIVDRFIYFNKIKAQDDALSPKLHALIKDNDIKTAIALCETSNSPLSNIVLEGLKNIEIIKESMIMQSNKELPKLERFISTLSTISTVAPLLGLLGTILGMIQSFGVMASVGSGNPIALASGIANALLTTAAGLVIAIPTVVFYNYFVNALNSRISFMENVSNEISDYLSKKDK is encoded by the coding sequence ATGAATAATGTTATAAATGGAATCTTTGGAGCTACTTCTTTGCTTAATGTTGCTATGATACTATGTTGGATAGCTTTATTATTATGTTCTCTAATAGCTATAACAGCAATAGTTGATAGATTTATTTATTTTAATAAAATAAAAGCACAAGATGATGCTCTATCCCCAAAGCTTCATGCTCTAATAAAAGACAATGATATAAAAACAGCAATAGCACTATGTGAAACAAGTAATTCTCCATTATCAAACATAGTATTAGAGGGGTTAAAAAATATAGAAATAATAAAAGAATCAATGATAATGCAGTCAAATAAAGAGCTTCCAAAATTAGAGAGATTTATTTCTACACTATCTACAATATCAACAGTAGCACCGCTATTAGGACTTTTAGGTACAATACTAGGAATGATACAATCTTTCGGAGTAATGGCATCTGTTGGAAGCGGAAACCCTATAGCTCTTGCAAGCGGTATAGCAAATGCACTTCTCACAACTGCAGCAGGTCTTGTTATAGCAATACCTACAGTTGTTTTTTATAACTATTTCGTAAATGCTCTAAACTCAAGAATAAGCTTTATGGAAAATGTTTCTAATGAGATTTCAGATTATTTAAGCAAGAAAGATAAATAA
- a CDS encoding Pr6Pr family membrane protein has product MKKIIYKLIIVILGLFAVISGLITADKKIDVETLYYFTYQSNILVIVYFIIDIVYLIKKQKTFMPRLKGTITMSITVTFLIYHFLLSGGYDNRADIIRSTILHYIVPIMTIVDYILFDKKGIYKNIDPILWLIIPLIYFLFIFIRAKLGSELSNGSYYPYFFIDINKYGIKTVLKNALFITIAFTILGYIELFIDRLILKLSKK; this is encoded by the coding sequence ATGAAAAAAATAATTTATAAATTAATAATAGTTATATTAGGACTATTTGCTGTAATTAGCGGACTTATAACAGCAGACAAAAAAATAGATGTAGAAACATTATATTATTTTACCTATCAAAGCAATATTTTAGTAATAGTTTATTTTATTATAGATATAGTATATTTAATAAAAAAACAAAAAACATTTATGCCAAGATTAAAAGGCACAATAACAATGTCTATCACTGTTACATTTTTAATATATCATTTTCTGCTTAGCGGAGGCTATGATAACAGAGCAGATATTATAAGAAGCACAATACTTCATTATATAGTGCCAATTATGACTATAGTTGATTATATTTTATTTGACAAAAAAGGAATATATAAAAATATAGACCCTATACTATGGCTTATCATACCCCTTATTTACTTTTTGTTTATATTTATAAGAGCAAAACTCGGAAGCGAATTATCAAACGGCAGTTATTATCCATACTTCTTTATAGATATAAACAAATACGGAATAAAAACTGTATTAAAGAATGCCCTATTTATTACTATAGCATTTACAATATTAGGATATATTGAACTATTTATAGACAGACTTATATTAAAACTATCAAAAAAATAA
- a CDS encoding pyridoxamine 5'-phosphate oxidase family protein codes for MRRKEFNFNDKKEIENMLNTIEYGVMSLPDKTPYCVPISFCYKDNEIYFHGAPSGRKYELLKNNPKVSFTASKPYSYIPSTFNNNTMIPTQFFFSVYIEGEVNLIDKIEKRKNILYELVRKYEKDNNNLSIENKMFEYAQKSMMIGIIKIETITAKAKFGQNMNDDEINIIIKDLEKRGEKLDFETIEIIKNMRK; via the coding sequence ATGAGAAGAAAAGAATTTAATTTTAATGATAAAAAAGAAATAGAAAATATGTTAAACACTATAGAATATGGAGTCATGTCATTACCAGATAAAACACCATACTGTGTACCTATAAGTTTCTGCTATAAAGATAATGAAATATATTTTCACGGAGCTCCAAGCGGAAGAAAATACGAATTATTAAAAAATAATCCAAAAGTATCCTTTACTGCATCAAAACCATATTCATACATACCATCAACATTTAATAATAATACTATGATACCAACGCAATTTTTCTTTTCAGTATATATTGAAGGAGAAGTTAATCTAATAGACAAGATTGAAAAAAGAAAAAATATATTATATGAACTAGTAAGAAAATATGAAAAAGACAATAATAATTTATCAATAGAAAACAAAATGTTTGAATATGCTCAAAAATCAATGATGATAGGAATAATAAAAATAGAAACCATCACAGCAAAGGCAAAATTCGGACAAAACATGAATGATGATGAAATAAATATAATAATAAAAGATTTAGAAAAAAGAGGCGAAAAATTAGACTTTGAAACAATAGAAATAATAAAAAATATGAGAAAATAA
- a CDS encoding PSP1 domain-containing protein, whose product MIKNVAHVKFRDSNFGKFEHAHIEDINIKDACIVETDEGIELGYIVNFEDIDMEAFNSNVEDSSQENMSEDNAADEEISEEMKEMVDDEAHIVKPKKNKIFNILRKATEEDLKQHSKNKEDAVEAFRICKEKVNNHNLDLKLISSYYFLDRAKLLFEFIAEERIDFRELVKDLAAHFKTRIELRQIGVRDEARAIGGCGICGRELCCRVKNGKFETITIKMAKEQSMLLNTMKISGQCGRLMCCLAHEYKAYCSLKKDLPKVGTKLIFNNTPASIKDLNPLNKTLLIETEDKRLFYINANELENQNGVLVANIKAE is encoded by the coding sequence ATGATAAAAAATGTAGCTCATGTGAAGTTTAGAGATTCCAATTTTGGTAAGTTTGAACATGCACATATAGAAGATATAAATATAAAAGATGCTTGTATTGTAGAGACTGATGAGGGTATTGAATTAGGATATATTGTTAATTTTGAAGATATAGATATGGAAGCATTTAATAGCAATGTAGAAGATAGCAGTCAAGAAAATATGTCTGAAGATAATGCTGCTGATGAAGAGATATCTGAAGAGATGAAAGAGATGGTGGACGATGAAGCTCATATAGTAAAACCTAAAAAAAATAAAATATTTAATATATTAAGAAAAGCAACAGAAGAAGATTTGAAGCAGCATAGTAAAAACAAAGAAGATGCTGTGGAAGCTTTTAGAATCTGTAAAGAGAAAGTTAATAATCATAATTTAGATTTGAAGCTTATTAGCTCTTATTATTTTCTTGATAGGGCTAAGTTATTATTTGAGTTTATAGCAGAGGAGAGAATTGACTTTAGGGAGCTTGTAAAAGATTTGGCTGCTCATTTTAAGACACGCATAGAATTAAGGCAGATTGGTGTTAGAGATGAAGCTAGGGCTATAGGCGGATGCGGAATATGCGGAAGAGAATTATGCTGCAGGGTAAAAAATGGAAAGTTTGAAACTATTACTATAAAAATGGCAAAAGAGCAGAGCATGCTTTTAAATACAATGAAAATATCCGGTCAATGCGGAAGACTTATGTGCTGTTTGGCTCATGAATATAAGGCTTATTGTTCTCTTAAAAAGGATTTGCCTAAAGTAGGAACTAAATTAATATTTAATAATACTCCTGCTTCCATAAAAGATTTGAATCCTTTAAATAAAACTTTACTTATAGAAACAGAAGATAAGAGATTATTTTATATAAATGCTAATGAGTTAGAAAATCAAAATGGTGTTTTGGTTGCTAATATAAAAGCAGAATAA
- the gmk gene encoding guanylate kinase: protein MSNIVVITAPSAAGKTTLIKKYMSKHSNAMFSVSHTTRNIREGEVDGKDYYFIDKDTFQKMIDNGDFIEWANVHDNYYGTSFKELEKANNEKVILILDIDIQGALFLKEKGIHANYIFIEPPSIDDLKARLEARGTESEESMKIRIQNAKRELEYKNKFDIVIKNDEIDVAYRQLEEAINSKL from the coding sequence ATGAGTAATATAGTGGTAATAACAGCTCCATCGGCAGCTGGTAAAACAACTTTAATAAAAAAATATATGTCAAAACACTCAAATGCAATGTTCAGTGTGTCTCATACAACTAGAAATATTAGAGAAGGTGAAGTTGACGGCAAAGATTACTACTTTATAGATAAAGATACTTTCCAAAAAATGATAGATAATGGCGATTTTATTGAATGGGCTAATGTTCATGATAATTATTACGGCACTTCTTTTAAAGAATTAGAAAAGGCTAATAATGAAAAAGTTATATTAATATTGGATATAGATATACAAGGAGCATTATTTTTAAAAGAAAAAGGAATACATGCTAACTATATATTTATAGAGCCTCCTTCAATAGATGATTTGAAAGCAAGATTAGAGGCAAGAGGAACTGAATCTGAAGAGAGCATGAAGATTAGAATACAAAATGCTAAAAGAGAATTGGAATATAAAAATAAATTTGATATTGTTATAAAAAATGATGAAATTGATGTAGCTTATAGGCAATTAGAAGAAGCTATAAATTCAAAATTATAA
- the truB gene encoding tRNA pseudouridine(55) synthase TruB: MKGFLIVNKPKGITSFDVIRKLKPILKEKRIGHVGTLDPFASGVLIIALGRYTKLFFLFDDLYKEYIAEGVFGESRDTDDVEGKVLEKTKNQNILSFNELEALIKNNFLGSILQKPPIYSAKKIDGKRAYDLARENKEFQLKSVNVFINNIELLEYNYPYFRIKTSVSKGTYIRAIVRDIGEITNNLAYTKDLIRTSIGDYNIDNAISLENINAHNIISFFNMFKNFDKLLIEDKKDIKQILSGNTKLIENINIKNKYLALVDRDNNLLAIISNINNSNRYSFIDV, from the coding sequence ATGAAAGGATTTCTAATAGTAAATAAACCCAAAGGCATTACTTCTTTTGATGTTATAAGAAAATTAAAACCTATACTGAAAGAAAAAAGAATAGGGCATGTTGGTACGCTTGACCCTTTTGCTTCTGGAGTTTTAATAATAGCTTTGGGAAGATATACTAAATTATTTTTTTTGTTTGATGATTTATATAAAGAGTATATTGCAGAAGGTGTTTTTGGAGAGAGCAGAGATACTGATGATGTAGAAGGAAAAGTTTTAGAGAAAACTAAAAATCAAAATATATTAAGTTTTAATGAATTAGAAGCATTGATAAAGAATAATTTTTTAGGCAGTATATTGCAAAAGCCTCCAATATATAGTGCTAAAAAAATTGACGGTAAAAGAGCTTATGATTTAGCAAGAGAAAATAAGGAGTTTCAATTAAAGAGTGTGAATGTTTTTATAAATAATATAGAACTATTGGAATATAATTATCCTTATTTTAGAATTAAAACTTCTGTGAGTAAAGGTACTTATATTAGGGCAATAGTAAGAGATATTGGAGAGATTACTAATAATTTGGCATACACAAAAGATTTAATAAGAACTTCTATTGGTGATTATAATATTGATAATGCTATTAGTTTAGAAAATATAAATGCTCATAACATCATTTCTTTTTTTAATATGTTTAAAAACTTTGATAAACTTTTAATAGAAGATAAAAAAGATATAAAACAAATACTCTCTGGAAATACAAAATTAATAGAGAATATAAATATAAAAAATAAATATTTAGCTTTAGTTGATAGGGATAATAATTTATTAGCTATTATAAGTAATATTAATAATTCTAATAGATACTCTTTTATAGATGTGTAA
- the miaA gene encoding tRNA (adenosine(37)-N6)-dimethylallyltransferase MiaA, whose protein sequence is MKKIVFISGATASGKSDFTHKLIDNYFNNAAILSIDSIQVYRYMDIGSAKPSKEEIKKYNYKMINLIEPSVNFNVNDYLDILKETVDNIDNTPIFGVGGTGFYIDSIKYGLFEEENEDKEKAIKIRKELYEKIEKDGLESLYLDLLNIDKEAALTIDRFNSRRVVRALEVYYNTGKKFSELKKQRKRKLDIEYISYIIDIEREELYNNINKRVDNMFDKGLLDEVKYIINNYNVDKTNTSIQAIGYKECYDYIVNNAMSLDELKELIKKNTRNFAKRQLTWFRKDEKLENIKRIKPTDIENTAKEIMDFYKQ, encoded by the coding sequence GTGAAAAAAATAGTTTTTATATCTGGAGCTACTGCCTCTGGAAAAAGTGATTTTACACATAAACTTATAGATAACTATTTCAATAATGCCGCCATACTATCTATAGACTCTATACAGGTTTATAGATATATGGATATAGGCTCTGCTAAACCCTCCAAAGAAGAAATAAAAAAATACAATTATAAAATGATAAATTTAATTGAGCCTTCTGTCAATTTTAATGTTAATGATTATCTTGATATATTAAAAGAGACTGTAGACAATATAGATAATACACCTATATTTGGAGTTGGAGGCACTGGTTTTTACATTGATTCTATAAAATACGGGCTTTTTGAAGAAGAAAATGAGGATAAAGAAAAAGCTATAAAAATAAGAAAAGAGCTTTATGAGAAAATAGAAAAAGATGGATTAGAAAGTTTGTATTTGGATTTGCTTAATATAGATAAAGAGGCCGCTTTAACTATAGATAGATTCAATTCAAGAAGAGTGGTTCGTGCTTTAGAAGTTTATTATAATACCGGAAAAAAGTTTTCTGAATTAAAAAAACAAAGAAAAAGAAAATTGGATATTGAATATATTAGCTATATTATAGATATTGAAAGAGAAGAACTTTATAACAATATAAATAAAAGAGTTGATAATATGTTTGATAAAGGGCTTCTTGATGAGGTAAAATATATTATAAACAATTACAATGTAGATAAAACCAATACATCAATACAGGCTATTGGCTATAAAGAATGTTACGACTATATAGTTAATAATGCTATGAGTTTAGATGAGCTTAAAGAATTAATAAAGAAAAACACTCGTAACTTTGCTAAAAGGCAATTAACTTGGTTTAGAAAAGATGAAAAATTAGAAAATATAAAAAGAATAAAACCAACCGATATAGAAAATACTGCAAAAGAAATAATGGATTTTTATAAACAATGA
- the nadE gene encoding NAD(+) synthase — MKIAICQFEIIPSMPVINASKMIKYIEEARDNNADIIVFPELSVSGYMVGDMWESESFVRECERLGEEIIKASKDIYVIFGNIALDKAKKNFDGRVRKYNALFVAKDGKLIDNNTTEYNFFIKTLLPNYKEFDDSRHFYSLKDLALENDVSIKKYLKPLEIEINKQKIKLGLTICEDMWAKNYNVNPMEIMKDDVDMFINISSSFYILEDETKKNNMFSDIAKKYNKPLIYANNVGIQNNGKNVFTFDGSSRVYDEKGKLLLKGDRYKEEVYYIEFDDKSKKEEIAVKEENEYKLIYDTVIYGIRKFMKSIGMNRVVIGVSGGIDSALSSAMYVSALGADNVLLVNMPSKFNSNTTKNLAKSLSDNLGCAYMVMPIQESVDYTIKQLETSPMIKDGKESFLKVSSFVTENIQARDRSSRILAAIAASFGGVFTCNANKTETIVGYSTLYGDNAGFFACLGDLWKYQIYGLAKYVNDKVYKREVIPEGTINIVPSAELSTAQAVDEGKGDPIKYDYHDYLFKTMFESWKRIIPEDVLEWYIDGSLEEKIGCKKGLLKKYFKTDIEFIEDLEKWWKQYTGMAVSKRIQAPPILSISKRAFGNGSKEAQNGVYYTARYLQLKNEILNK, encoded by the coding sequence ATGAAGATAGCTATATGCCAATTTGAAATAATACCTTCTATGCCGGTGATAAATGCTAGTAAAATGATTAAATATATTGAAGAAGCAAGGGATAATAATGCAGATATTATTGTTTTTCCAGAGCTTTCTGTTTCTGGGTATATGGTTGGAGATATGTGGGAGAGTGAATCATTTGTAAGAGAATGCGAGAGACTTGGAGAAGAGATAATAAAAGCTTCTAAAGATATATATGTTATTTTTGGTAATATTGCTTTAGATAAAGCTAAAAAAAACTTTGACGGAAGAGTGAGAAAATATAATGCATTGTTTGTAGCAAAAGATGGCAAGCTTATAGACAATAATACAACAGAATATAATTTCTTTATAAAAACTCTTCTTCCAAATTATAAAGAGTTTGATGACAGCAGACATTTTTACAGCCTAAAAGATTTAGCTTTAGAAAATGATGTAAGTATAAAAAAATATTTAAAACCATTAGAGATAGAAATTAATAAACAAAAAATAAAATTAGGCTTAACTATATGCGAAGATATGTGGGCTAAGAATTATAATGTAAACCCTATGGAAATAATGAAAGATGATGTTGATATGTTTATTAATATATCTAGTTCTTTTTATATTTTAGAAGATGAAACAAAAAAGAATAATATGTTTTCTGATATAGCAAAAAAATATAATAAGCCATTAATATATGCTAATAATGTAGGCATTCAAAACAATGGTAAGAATGTTTTTACTTTTGACGGAAGCAGCAGAGTTTATGATGAAAAAGGTAAACTACTTTTAAAAGGAGATAGATATAAAGAGGAAGTATATTATATAGAGTTTGATGATAAAAGTAAAAAAGAAGAGATAGCAGTAAAAGAAGAAAATGAATACAAACTCATATACGATACAGTTATTTACGGCATAAGAAAGTTTATGAAATCTATTGGAATGAATAGGGTAGTTATTGGGGTATCTGGAGGAATTGATTCTGCATTATCATCTGCTATGTATGTTAGTGCTTTGGGTGCTGATAATGTTTTACTTGTGAACATGCCTAGCAAGTTTAACTCTAATACAACTAAAAACCTTGCAAAGAGTTTATCTGATAATTTAGGCTGTGCTTATATGGTAATGCCTATACAAGAGTCTGTTGATTATACTATAAAACAGCTTGAAACTTCTCCTATGATTAAAGATGGAAAAGAGAGTTTCTTAAAAGTATCATCTTTTGTTACAGAAAACATACAGGCAAGAGACCGCTCTTCAAGAATACTAGCTGCTATAGCTGCAAGTTTTGGAGGTGTATTTACTTGCAATGCAAACAAAACAGAAACTATAGTTGGTTATTCTACTTTGTATGGTGATAATGCTGGTTTTTTTGCTTGCTTAGGAGATTTATGGAAGTATCAAATATATGGACTTGCAAAATATGTTAATGATAAAGTTTATAAAAGAGAGGTTATTCCAGAGGGTACAATTAATATAGTTCCAAGTGCTGAGCTTTCAACTGCACAGGCTGTAGATGAAGGTAAAGGCGACCCTATAAAATATGATTATCATGATTATTTATTTAAAACTATGTTTGAATCTTGGAAGAGAATTATACCTGAAGATGTTTTAGAGTGGTATATTGATGGAAGTTTAGAAGAGAAGATTGGGTGTAAAAAAGGACTATTAAAAAAATATTTTAAAACTGATATTGAGTTTATAGAGGATTTAGAGAAGTGGTGGAAGCAATATACTGGAATGGCTGTTTCAAAAAGAATACAGGCTCCTCCTATACTTTCTATTAGTAAAAGAGCTTTTGGAAATGGAAGCAAAGAGGCTCAAAATGGTGTTTATTATACTGCAAGATATTTACAATTAAAGAATGAAATATTAAATAAATAA
- the kdsA gene encoding 3-deoxy-8-phosphooctulonate synthase produces the protein MTFDYKGITNKNKELIFIAGPCVIESEEMTMNIAKKLKDIKERLNIQLIFKASYDKANRTSLSSYRGLGMKEGLEILQNIGKELGLLTITDIHVPTEAEVAAKYVDFLQIPAFLCRQTDMLRAACETKKAVNVKKGQFISGYDCKYIADKCADAIEEKRLLLCERGTMFGYGNLVVDMKNMEIMKNYAPVVYDATHSLQMPSAANGVSGGAREFIPALLKSAVALSIDGIFMEVHPNPKESLSDSNTIFELDKVEDLWKDVLKINELVKNM, from the coding sequence ATGACTTTTGATTATAAAGGCATTACAAATAAAAACAAAGAATTAATATTTATAGCAGGTCCTTGCGTTATAGAAAGCGAAGAGATGACTATGAATATTGCTAAAAAATTAAAAGATATAAAAGAGAGACTCAATATACAATTAATATTTAAAGCAAGTTATGACAAAGCTAATAGAACTTCATTATCTTCCTATAGAGGATTGGGAATGAAAGAGGGGCTTGAGATATTACAAAACATAGGAAAAGAGCTTGGACTTTTAACTATTACAGATATACATGTGCCTACAGAGGCTGAAGTTGCTGCTAAATATGTTGATTTTCTTCAGATACCTGCTTTTTTATGCAGACAGACTGATATGCTTAGGGCTGCTTGCGAAACTAAAAAGGCTGTTAATGTAAAAAAGGGGCAGTTTATAAGCGGTTATGATTGTAAGTATATAGCAGATAAATGTGCTGATGCAATAGAGGAAAAAAGGCTTTTACTTTGTGAAAGAGGTACTATGTTTGGATATGGTAATTTAGTTGTTGATATGAAGAATATGGAGATCATGAAAAACTATGCTCCTGTGGTTTATGATGCTACACATTCTTTGCAGATGCCTTCTGCTGCTAATGGTGTTTCGGGTGGGGCTAGGGAGTTTATACCTGCTTTACTAAAGTCGGCTGTTGCTTTATCTATTGACGGTATATTTATGGAAGTGCATCCTAATCCTAAAGAAAGCCTTTCAGATTCTAATACTATATTTGAACTTGATAAGGTTGAAGATTTGTGGAAAGATGTATTAAAAATAAATGAACTAGTAAAAAATATGTAA
- a CDS encoding cytidylyltransferase domain-containing protein: MKKIIIVLASRVGSTRLPRKALKPMAGCSTMLELIIKRLRSSKMANDVIVATEEKSYNEFSKIFENLKCNYFVGSEEDVLDRYVKAAEKFNGDIIVRATGDNPLVSVKALDSIIEHHIKTNADLSHYDLLPYGSGVEVINYEALKYANDNSNDSFEHEHITQYHYRNPNKFKIENPEVEESFRMPELRTTVDMEEDYNNVCDIFKKYNNNIYIDVDDIIRDIKNGK, from the coding sequence ATGAAAAAGATAATTATTGTACTTGCTTCAAGAGTTGGCTCTACAAGGCTTCCAAGAAAGGCATTAAAACCTATGGCAGGTTGCAGCACTATGCTTGAACTTATTATAAAGAGATTAAGAAGCTCTAAAATGGCTAACGATGTTATAGTTGCTACAGAAGAGAAATCTTATAATGAGTTTAGTAAAATATTTGAAAATCTCAAATGCAATTATTTTGTAGGAAGCGAGGAAGATGTTTTAGATAGATACGTAAAAGCTGCAGAGAAGTTTAATGGAGATATTATAGTGCGAGCTACTGGGGATAACCCTTTGGTGAGTGTAAAAGCGTTAGATTCTATAATAGAGCATCATATAAAAACAAATGCAGATTTAAGTCATTATGATTTGCTTCCATATGGTAGCGGTGTGGAAGTTATTAATTATGAGGCTTTAAAATATGCTAATGATAATTCTAATGATTCTTTTGAACATGAACATATTACTCAGTATCATTATAGAAACCCTAATAAATTTAAAATAGAAAATCCAGAAGTTGAAGAGAGTTTTAGAATGCCTGAATTAAGAACTACAGTAGACATGGAAGAAGATTATAATAATGTATGTGATATATTTAAAAAATATAATAATAATATATATATTGATGTTGATGATATTATAAGAGACATAAAAAATGGAAAATGA